CTGCATCGCAGTTCTATCCCGAAGTCTGCGACTATGCCGTATTCGGTCACTGCGGCGACGAATCGGGGCATGCACGCCTGCTGGAGTATATGAAGGCCAAACCTCTTCTGAATCTGGGGCTTCGCTTGGGAGAAGGTTCCGGAGCGGTGTGCTCATACCCCATCATAGTATCGGCCGTCAGCATGATCAACGAAATGCATACTTTTGCTCAAGCGGCTGTGACTAAGTATTTCTAAAAGTTCATGAAGGAAAAGCAGGCAAAACCATATCAGCGAATATTGGCAGCATTTATGCTGCTCACACGCTTACCGCTGTGGCGTTTGGTGAGTGTCCCTGATGCTGCTTTCAAGCGCGCCACCGATTATTGGAGTCTGGTGGGTTGGCTTACGGGAGGACTGATGGTTCTAATCTGCCACTTGGGACTACTGATCGACCTCCCTGTCACTATGGTCGTTTCCCTTGCACTCCTCTCTCGCGTTCTCTTTACAGGGGCTTTCCATGAGGATGGATTGGGTGATTTCTTCGATGGATTCGGTGCAGGGCGAACCAAGGAGCGCATCTTGGCTATCATGAAAGATTCGCATACGGGTACTTATGGTATTCTGTCCTTCATCTTTTACTTCATGATAGGGATCTATTCTCTGTCTTCTCTCCCTCCGATCCTGACGCTTGTCGCATTAGGTGTGGGCGATCCTCTGTGCAAATTGGTGGCCTCCCAGCTCAT
This genomic stretch from Porphyromonas gingivalis ATCC 33277 harbors:
- a CDS encoding adenosylcobinamide-GDP ribazoletransferase, with product MKEKQAKPYQRILAAFMLLTRLPLWRLVSVPDAAFKRATDYWSLVGWLTGGLMVLICHLGLLIDLPVTMVVSLALLSRVLFTGAFHEDGLGDFFDGFGAGRTKERILAIMKDSHTGTYGILSFIFYFMIGIYSLSSLPPILTLVALGVGDPLCKLVASQLINTLPYARSEDESKVQAIYSPMGVLAFWVSFSAGALPLALFLPLPYWPAVLIPILAFLLLRGLMKRKIGGYTGDCCGATFLLCELSFWVGMLIMNRIIEL